The genomic DNA gtacgggcgggTCAAACAAAGGTGCACAAATAAACAGAAACAAACCCTAGCGTAAAACTGATTCAAAAATAAAAACCGACTCAAAAACTAACTGACCCGAACTGACTCAAACTTGCTAATTTTGACTCAAAATACAcaaatatacaaactatacactCCAAACTATTAAGCACTATGAAGATCGAGGCGAATAACCTCGACGTCATCCTTCTTACTCGGTCTACCTATGTATAACTTCAATCTATGACCGTTCACTATGAATCTTTCACCATCTTTTCCCTCTATCGTCACACTATCATAGGGAAACACCCCTTTCACCACAAACAGTCCTAACCAACAGGATTTCAATTTTCCGGGGAACAACCTCAAGCGTGAATTATATAATAACacctcatccccacacttgaagtctTTATTACCCTTCAACTTTCTATCATACAACTCTTTCGAACGAAGTTTATAATCGTGAGTATGCTCACACGCATGATCTCTCAACTCCTCTAACTCGTGCAACTCATGAAACCGTTTACTCTTAGCTAAAGACATATCTAGATTCACGGATCTCAATGCCCAATATGCACCATGCTCTAACTCAACCGGAAGATGACAAGCCTTTCGATAAATCATCCGAAACGATGTAGAACCGGTCGGTGTCTTATATTTCGTACGAAAGACCCACAATGTGTCATCTAACTTCTCGGCCCAATCTAACCTATTTGCTCCAACCGTCTTCTTTAGGATCCTTTTAATCCCTCTATTACTCACCTCTACTTGCCCACTCGTCTGTGGGTGATAGGTCATTGCAAGCCGATGGGTGACCCCATAGCGTTGCAAAGCCTTTTCCATCAAGGTATTGCAAAAGTGAGTGCCCTTATCACTAAC from Helianthus annuus cultivar XRQ/B chromosome 7, HanXRQr2.0-SUNRISE, whole genome shotgun sequence includes the following:
- the LOC110883282 gene encoding uncharacterized protein LOC110883282, producing MEKALQRYGVTHRLAMTYHPQTSGQVEVSNRGIKRILKKTVGANRLDWAEKLDDTLWVFRTKYKTPTGSTSFRMIYRKACHLPVELEHGAYWALRSVNLDMSLAKSKRFHELHELEELRDHACEHTHDYKLRSKELYDRKLKGNKDFKCGDEVLLYNSRLRLFPGKLKSCWLGLFVVKGVFPYDSVTIEGKDGERFIVNGHRLKLYIGRPSKKDDVEVIRLDLHSA